From one Micromonospora siamensis genomic stretch:
- the soxR gene encoding redox-sensitive transcriptional activator SoxR yields the protein MQDSLTIGELAARSGVAPSALRYYERLGLVRAERTGGNQRRYARSELRRVSFIRIAQQVGVSLDEIKAALESLPASRTPTASDWAELSATWRSRLDERIRLLSKLRDDLDGCIGCGCLSLQRCTLYNPGDSLAAEGAGPRLMLPRSPGGAVTPS from the coding sequence ATGCAGGACTCACTGACCATCGGGGAACTCGCCGCCCGCTCCGGGGTGGCGCCCTCCGCGTTGCGCTACTACGAGCGGCTCGGCCTGGTCCGCGCCGAGCGGACCGGCGGCAACCAGCGCCGGTACGCCCGTTCCGAGCTGCGCCGGGTGTCGTTCATCCGGATCGCCCAGCAGGTCGGCGTGTCGCTGGACGAGATAAAGGCGGCGCTGGAGTCGCTGCCGGCCTCGCGTACCCCGACCGCGTCCGACTGGGCGGAGCTCTCCGCGACCTGGCGCAGCCGGCTGGACGAGCGGATCCGGCTGCTCAGCAAGCTCCGCGACGACCTGGACGGCTGCATCGGCTGCGGCTGCCTGTCGTTGCAGCGCTGCACGCTCTACAACCCGGGCGACAGCCTGGCCGCCGAGGGCGCCGGACCGCGGCTGATGCTGCCCCGGTCGCCGGGCGGTGCCGTCACGCCGTCGTGA